A single region of the Rattus rattus isolate New Zealand chromosome 8, Rrattus_CSIRO_v1, whole genome shotgun sequence genome encodes:
- the LOC116907012 gene encoding olfactory receptor 150-like, with translation MLQGNLSRVTEFILAGLTDKPELQLPLFLLFLGIYVVTVVGNLGMIILILFSSQLHTPMYYFLCSLSFVDLCQSTVITPKMLENFLARQNIISYPECMTQFYFFVTFAIAECHMLAVMAYDRYVAICNALLYNVVMSSQVCSWMIFGVFNIALIGATIHTVCMLRVHFCKDNIINHYFCDFSPLLELSCSSTFTNEVVSLCFSFFNVFIPTLMILSSYIFIIASILRIKSTEGRSKAFSTCSSHISAVSIFFGSIAFMYLQPSSVSSMDQGKVSSVFYTIVVPMLNPLIYSLRNKDVKVALNKFLKRKFFL, from the coding sequence ATGTTACAAGGAAATCTTTCCAGAGTGACTGAGTTCATCCTCGCTGGGTTAACAGACAAACCAGAGCTGcagcttcccctcttccttctattCCTAGGAATCTATGTGGTCACAGTTGTGGGGAATCTGGGCATGATCATCCTGATACTGTTTAGTTCTCAACTACACACACCCATGTATTATTTCCTCTGTAGTCTGTCCTTTGTTGACCTGTGCCAGTCCACTGTCATTACTCCCAAAATGCTGGAAAATTTTTTGGCCAGGCAAAACATCATCTCCTACCCTGAATGCATGACCCAGTTCTACTTTTTTGTCACTTTTGCTATTGCAGAGTGCCACATGTTGGCTGTGATGGCATATGACCGCTATGTTGCCATCTGTAACGCCTTGCTTTACAATGTTGTGATGTCCTCTCAAGTCTGTTCCTGGATGATATTTGGAGTGTTCAATATAGCTCTGATTGGTGCCACAATTCACACTGTTTGCATGCTAAGAGTGCATTTCTGTAAGGACAATATAATAAATCATTACTTCTGTGATTTTTCCCCACTCTTGGAACTCTCTTGTTCTAGTACTTTTACTAATGAAGTAGTATCTTTATGCTTTagcttttttaatgtttttattccaACTCTGATGATCCTAAGCTCTTACATCTtcatcattgccagcatcctCCGGATTAAATCCACTGAAGGCAGGTCCAAAGCTTTCAGCACTTGCAGTTCACACATATCAGCTGTTTCTATCTTCTTTGGCTCCATTGCATTTATGTACCTGCAGCCATCATCAGTCAGCTCCATGGACCAAGGGAAAGTGTCCTCTGTATTTTATACCATTGTGGTGCCCATGCTGAACCCCTTGATCTACAGCCTGAGAAATAAGGATGTCAAAGTTGCTCTAAATAAGTTCCTTAAAAGAAAGTTTTTCTTGTGA